The genomic DNA AATGATTTCCatctttaaaaacataaatttaacgatatatttttcttacctCTTTTATCACTCTATCTTTTATAACCCACTCACaataattaatgaatattataaagggacaattgtgttttgaacTCAACTGaatccaaaaattaacatttgattcatataatttacataattaatagaaattattatttttattgaacacaataacttttaaaagtgttttaaaaaaaagtaaaatattcaataaattttaaattttgaaatattaaaaaaaatcactacttcccattttaaaaaatatttttaaatttatactttttctaGAACATGGAAGTTACTAATGATTTCCatctttaaaaacataaatttaacaatatatttttcttacctCTTTTATCACTCTATCTTTTATAACCCACTCACaataattaatgaatattataaagggacaattgtgttttgggcccaattgaactcaaaaattaatatttgatccatataatttatataattaatagaaatgatataagatgttaaaggatcaatatatcttttaacttttcatatattatcttttaagaATAGATGGACTAAAATACCCAATAACCTTtcctataaatttttaaaattttgaattttaacaattttcataCCACTATTCATctaatcataataattttattttaacaatttagattttttattgtttttaaaattttttattataaataattgaaaattagcattattttctattttaaattataaatagggGAGAAGGGAGAGAATGTGGAGAGAATTGGGGGATATTGGCGGTTATAAATAGAACGCTCAGGTTTAGGATAGAATCGCCGATGAAATATTATCCATCTTTGATAAATGTCCCTTCTAGTAACCTATGCGTAGAAGAAAGAGGCTGTACCGATCATATAGGTAGCGACAGCCGATTGGTGCTGGGAGCAGCAATAACTAATAACTAATATGATAGCCGTCACACTTGTTTCATGTATCGACACATTCAttgacaaacaaaaaaaatcggcacttttattaaaaaatcgcCAACTGCTCCTTGCTACTACCCATCCAATGACCCTAATTGACATCTGATCCAACTACTATTTTAGCATCTTAGAAGTTAGGTTTTAAGATTGACTtgcttaataattttcttaaaaaataaattttatgtttaaaatacttataaatGAGGTGTTAATTTacgaaatttgaaaaatatagttACAACACACTCGTggttgttttttctatttaatttgacttaaatttaaatataatttattatttttactaaacACAATAACTTCTAAAAGTgtttaacaaattaaaatattcaataaatttaaaatttaaaatattaaaaaaaggtcactacttcccattttaaaaaatattttttaaattatactttTTCTAGAACGTGAAAGTTACTAATGATTTCCatctttaaaaacataaatttaacaATCATAAGCGTTATCATTGACATTCAAAGAATGtatgtttgtttatttagttaTGTTTTCCACGTGAAAGCAATGGAAGCGTGGTCTTATCtacaaaggaaaagataatacCAGTAATAATGCACAATTTGATATTGTGTGGAGATAACGACGGTGCAAGAAGACACACAAAAAATTCagaatgcattaaaaaaagggggggaacACCGACGACCTCCGGGGAGACAAGATTCTAGAACGGATTGTAACATGGGCCAACCACTTGGGCTGGCCTGGTGGAAATGTTGGTGGGCTGTGACCCACACCAAAATTATTGCACATAACCAAGAGCGCAGACATAAGATGGTATTATGTTTTTTGGACAAGAACGTGAAACATGCTAGGACCAAAAGAGAGATCCATAATCAACATAACATGGGTTGTGTGGGGTGGGACCGTAGAGGTGATCACTTGGTCTTTTCTTGATGATCTACACGTGCAATCTCCTCCTCGTCCAGGGGGCCCACGTCGTTGAAAGTTTGAGCGGTCATCTGATCTGCGGCTTTCAGAGCGGTGGCTACATATCCGGTGGGAGTCTCCCGCACGTTGATCAGCACCCCCCTGACCAAATGTACCATTTCCATTAATTGCTAGCGGCCATTCATACATTATATTAGAAAGAAAGAGCTAGGGACTAGAGGGAGGCTTTACTTGACACCTGGAGAGTCCTTAGATTGCTGGGTTTCGCGCCCTTCCGCTTCCTTGTGCTCCTCCTTCCCTTTAAGTTTTAACTCTTCCATTTTCCGTCTCGCTGCTTCCTCAGTTTCAGTCAACCTCTCCTGTCAAATCCCCCGCTTACGTCAACTTTTTCTGAAACCTGTAATTTTGGAATCCATGCCAAACATGCCCAGCTCCATTTATGCCTATTTCCCTACTTCTTACTCCACTCATTTTTCAGCTCTACATTTTCTTCAATCTATCcccaaaaaatttgagagactttttttttcaaactgaCAAGCATGTTATTTTATCCAATGAAACAGCCTACTCATAcaacattttgataattattgatatATAAAGGGGGAAAAGATAAAGAGGGACCCAATAGAGCATGCAAGTGAAGAAAATCCTGCAGGGGTACTGATTAGAGTTTAGGGGATATATTATGATTCACCTTAGCAGCCTCTGCAGTCTCGGAAGTTTTGTGCTTGGTTTCCTCTTTCTTGCCAGTCAAATATTCCATGGCCCTTCTAGCGGCGTCAGCTGCAGAATCCTTGAGCTCAGTAATCTTACCAACAGAAGTATCCTTGCCTTCCTCAGCTTTCTCTGCAGTATAGTCCTTGTACACGGCTGCTTTCTGCACTGTGGCGTCCTTGGTTTCCTTGGCTTTTTCTGCTGCATAATCTTTGTACTCCCCTGTCTTCCCCAATGTGGTGTCCTTGACCCCTCTCGCTTTCTCCGCAGCGTAGTCCTTGTACTCCCCTGCTTGCCCAGCCACCGCATCCTTAGTCTCCTTCGCCTTCTCTGCAGCAGAATTCTTGTGCTCAACTGTTTTTTCGGCTCCCGTATCCTTGGTCTCCCTGGCTTTCTCGGCAGCGGAGTCCTTGGCTTCCTTGGATTTGTCAGCCGTATAATCCTTGGATTCGCGCATCTTCTCTTTCGCCTCCTGGGCCTTCTGGGAGGCAGCGTCCGACACTCCACGAGTTTTTTCGGCGGCTGCATCTTTAGTTTGACCTGTCTTTTCTGCAGTCTTTTGTGCAGCCTCTCTCGCCTTCTCCGAAGCAACCTCAGCAGTTTCCCTCGTCTTCTCAACGGCCTCCTGAGACTTTCCGGTGGCTGCTTCTTTAGCATGCTCATAGGTCTCCTGAACCGCCCTGAGAACGGACCCAATCACACCAGGGCGCTGCTGCTGCTCCTGTTTCTGTCGATCAGAAACCAATTTTGCTCCTTCTTCTCTCTCCCTTTCGGCCTCCTTCTTCTCCGACCCAGCCAACCTCAAGGCTGCCTCGGCCcgttcttctttttcttgtccCGAAGCCATGATCCTCTCACACTCAAACAAAGAAATATCTGAATGCCGATTTTACTCCTTATCAGATTTGCTTCTCTTTCAGTGCTATGGTTTTTAGAGTGCGTCTGATTGCAGCCTATATACACCTAATAGAGTTTCGGGAAGATGACACGTTGAGCATTGGCTTCCGACGCGTGGCATTATGAATAACAGAGTGGACACGTGGTGAAAGTTATGAACATGCAAAAAGGAGAGCAACGGATCAATGCACTGCCACTCCCAGCACTCATGTATCTTTTTGTCCACATGGAGTATTGATTAGCTGTGATGTCTTTCACTTCCCACGTGTCCTACACGTGCCATATCCCCCAGCTTCCACATCTCAGAAGCATACTGCCTGTGTTATCTACTGCCtcctttatatttcttttttttcaaaaaataataattaagccgacctaatatttatatttcattttttaaaattaaatgaatgttTACCAGACTTAAGTGATTgatttaaactttattatttaatttttattttaaatcttaaaattatttgataaaatttttctttctctttaacTCCCTGCAGATacatctaataaaatttcatcTCATTTTCTTCCTATATTGTattctacttttatttgaatatctttttttattttcatgtattttcttttctttattattttattttacaatatattatcGGCACGAATaatttttgcaaaaaaaaatagaaatatgttattttctttagagaaataaaaaaactcttttttttttttatataaaaacttatatcatgattttctactttattaTCCATTGACTctctattttcacttattttatttgaatgcataaatatatacaatccctataactagaagttatgagataaattataaattatgaggCAAATTCATAATCAGAAGTTAtagaaaaaattacaaaattacaaatacatgataagaagttatgtatatgatccctaattatttatttttaattttatggtaTAACTGgaagttataccaaacaatattatatcgCCAAAAactataaatgaataaataaataaataaatgtttataaCTTGAAACTATATACAAATctacataatgaaagttcataacctgaagctatgtacaaatttacataaaatagtTCATAGTCTGAAACTATGTATTAATTTGCATAATTttgttatgataaaataatcatagctcgaagatatgaaaaagaaaaatatatatgtatatatattagattttaattcctatttcatatttatacatttttaccatatttgtaattgataaattttatgttattatatttttagatattatttacttgaaatattgttaaagcattttattaatagtttattataataattaaaatattttttgattaatatatatatatatatatatattttcagaTAATGTCAAACCTTGTAAAGCTTGAATTTGTTGCTCTCATTgctttcatataacttattaagttaagtcatcatcaatgactaatattttttcatcgattttaactttttctctatgataatattttttcaactcTATAAAGGCGATgtttttatgataatattttataacttgttattttgatgaaactcttgttTCATTAGTTGTACAACATTGATGATAGACAATGTTAATACCATATTAGGTGATAGAAACCTGATTAAGAGCTCCAAAAGAGtttatactatgtcactagttGTATTTGATTTCATGTGAATGACATTTTATACGATGGTAGATCTAGAAGAATCTTGTAAGACTAACTTAGTCCATCGAGGTAAAAAGGTTGTATGgatgtacattataaaaccagaagtttttatttagtgactaatctacctatacacttaaaaggtagaatgacatgttgtgCAAATTATCATTGTAATGAGCCAATTTTTTCGCCATTAGGGGGAGAATAGTCAGTTCCAAAAAAACAacatgaaattatttggaattcattGACTTTGACTTATCTTGATACTCGTACTAACCAATGTGAACTCAAAGTTCAAAAGATTATTTTGCAAGAACTTGTAAATCAACTACCAAATGTTTTCAttgatgcaaagaaagtgacaaaacCATTTTCACTAACCTAGAATATCCTAGTATGAATTGATATCCCTaaaagacaattaaataatgtGTTGATGTCCCTAAAGGACGATCAAATAATGAGTTAATATCTCtgaaggacaattaaataatgagtctaAGGCATGCTTGAAGCGCGATAGGCCCTGAAAAGGCAAACACATTCCTtagaagaggaaaacataaggaaaaatatatgaaatataacaCTTTTGAATAAGTTGCATATAAAGTGAGTTATTAAAATGACTAATCAGTTTCAAGtagcccctaaagaggcacagTTTAAACAAGTAGCCCTATGAGAGACATATGTTTTACAATTAACTATTGAAAAGGTACAAGTACATGATATTGATGAGATCtcaattatttacttatatatggagaaaaatgagattgaaaTACTCTTGTCATTGAcaatatgttttatttctaaatagttattgacatcataagaaatgatgaagatcccaaAGTAGAAATTATGAATGAATGTCAACATAGAaaagattggccaaaatggaaagaatatatcccggaaaatttagacttattagaaaaatgagaagtatttGGACCTATAGTCCAAACACATGAAGTTGTCAAacttgttggatataaatgagtatttataagaaagtgtaatgaaagaaaatgaaatcaaaatatataaatgtgaCTCATAGCTCAAGGTTTCCCGTAGAAACCTAGTATTGACCATGAGGACACATATTCTCATATAATGGTCACAACCATATTTAGATATCTTATTTGTTTAACAATCTTAGAATGACTGGATTTGTGTCTCATGGATGTCGTTACTGCATATTTACATGGATCTttagataatgatatatatatatatatatatatatatatatatatatatatatatatatatatatatatatatatatatatatatatatatatatatatatagatgaaaatccttgaaggatttcaTGCCTAAAAcaactaattcaaaacattgtAGCATATACTCAATTAAGCTACAAAGATCCTCCTATCGATTAAGTAGTCTAAAGACATATTGTACTATCActtcaatgaatatttgaaatgaGAAGTATGTTTGTATTACCTTATTTATCTATGTATATTCATTATGTTGAATATTTGCAATTATTATAGTATATGCGGATCATTGAattttgttggaactcctgaagagcttaCACAAATAGTTGACcatttgaaaagtaattttgaaatgaaagatattggaaaagaattttttttcctcggCCTATAGATCGAGTACTTTTCAAACGAAACATTGGTTTATTAGTcaacatatacaaagaaagtcttgaagcattttcatatggataaatcaTATCCATTAAGTTCTCTGATAATAGTTCATTCACTTGAAGAGAAAAAATGTCCTCTTCTATcttaaagaagataatgaagaacTACTTGGTCTAGAAGTACCATATTATAGTGTTATTGGTGTACCAACGAATCTTGCAAATTATACACAACCAGATATTGCATTTCTTGTTAATTTACTTGTAAGATATAGTTCTACACCAAGacattgaaataaaatcaatcatgtactATAATAATATGGGTCTATGTTATTCCGAATGATCAGAATCTTAATTGCTTGAATATATAGATATTGATTATCTTTTAGACCCTCACAAAGATTAATCTCAAATAAGGTATGTATTTATCTATGGTGGTATGACAATATCGTAGAGatcaatcaaaaaaataatgtaaacatgTGGACTACTCTCTATCAGAGGTAATGTTACCAAGTTAATAATATTACATGCATTGCACGAATTAAAGAATGATACATTAAGGgtgataaaattaaacatatatcgCCCAAGTATTTTACTTTCATTAACTCCATAAGAGTGATGAAATTGCTATTTAACAAATAAGATCAAGTGACAATTCAATTTagtagatctattcacaaaggcattGTCAATTGCAATACTCAAGAAGCTCATCGGAATACGTCGATTCAAAGATCTCCATGTTGTGCtattagagaaaatataattattttaacatgAGGGGAAGctaattgataagaatatcacTACGTTgcactctttttctttttcttttttttcatttgtccATGTTTTATCCCATTGGGTTTTATTAGTAAGGTTTTTAACAAGACAATTGTAATaatccaaaataatattatgctcttttttcttcactagggtttttcctaataaggttttaatgagacatattcttatgatcattcAAGGAGGAATGTTATAAACTATgagaatttattgaattatgggaacttgtggatgatcatccatattgatgtacATCTCTTTGTAATTTCCTATAAAAGAGAGATATATCTAATGAAAATTCATCTCGTTCTCTTCCTACAATCTATTAtacttttctttaaatatatttgtttatttctcatattttcttcttcttattcttttattttacaacacatattaatatatttacattcattaaatttaactaatatttgtattttcattaatcttaaataataaatttatttattaaatatctctatttaaagtattataaaagcataagataaatacatatatatttacaacaaaaaataaattatgaaagtaAAATCATAGTTGTATATTCTCATTAAATATGGATAAATGAGGTAAAAgagatttgaaattaaaaataaataaattattttaacttagcactcaaatttattttgactttaagttataatgttaagttattttgttaaatatgcttaatttatttaatgacttaaaataacttattataagtcattaaattgTTCTATCAAAcatcttttaaatatataacttaatttaagttttatttatttatttactttttaaaaaaaaaagtattttcgatttcataattttattgcATTGGTCACTCAACAATCAACAGTGAACAAGCCCAATCCATAGTCACCCATGCAAGCGCGGGTCTGGCCCAGCCAGATCCAACCCAGCCCAACGCACACAACACATGGTTTTGCCTTCTTTTTGAGATAGATGTTTGCAAAAATAGGTTggaatattgaaataaaatttacttttatattACCTGATCTTGGAAAATGATTCAGTTTGTCGTCAACATGATAGTGAATTGTCTCCCAAAgtggaaaatataaatatcagaAAGGGCAGATGACACTAAGAAGGAAGTGGGTTAAACGATGGGTTTCTTTCCACTTAAACCTCCAGTGATTTGCACTCAGGACTCGTTTCCATTCATTCGCTGACTTTAATTGCGAGCTTAAACATATCCGACAATGATTTACCTTTTGAAACTGGAAATCAGAGCACTCTCTTAAGTCTCAACCACTGGAGTCCCATTACCTAATATGTAAATGAACCGAACAGCACACATCTTTTTATAATGGAGACCTGAAATTGCCTTATCATCATCTCGCCAAAAAggataaaatacataaattgcTACATTGCTAATTCCGTAGTTTTATTTcatgaaatcaaagaaaattaaacaaattttcacAATTCCATTACCAAAATTAAAAGCCTTTTTATACATTCATATATTGCTCTTGTCTGCGCGTGGTAAGTCGTAAGTTATTTGCCCATTCCATGATGGTGAACCCGAACGTTGAGTCTTCTAAGCCAGAGAGAATGGAGAATCATGTGGAAGACATCGTATCTCTTGGGAGGGAAATTAACCTCAAAGTGCCTCCTTGCTTGAACCCCTCTCCTCTGCATTCTTATATACTGCCTTGGAGATATGCCCATTAGTATTCTCTTCAAGTTTGGAATTTCCCTGACCGGAACCTCCACAGAGAAAGACTTCCAATTCAGGACATCGCTGAATGGTGGAACATAATGGTCTGAAATCAGCACCGGAACACACCCTGTGTAAAGTGCCTCCACAACTCTTGGGCTCGCAACTTCATATCCGCTCGGGCAAAGGCAGTACTTGCTCTTTCTCATCATTTCATAGTAAGACACACCCTTTGGAAGATACTTGTGGACCTTTACATCTTCATCCTTGTTTTCCCAGTGCTCCAGAAGTATAGGTCTGATGGGGCCGTGAAGCCCTCCGGCGAAGAAGGCCAATAGGGTACGGTGTGATGGAGATGGCCCACCGATGAAGCTGTCTGTTGAACCGGTTAGGAGATTGATTTCAGGGAAGGATACGTCTTTGGAAGGGTTGAATCCTTCCGAGGTATTTGCATTGCATAGAACTCTAATAGAGTTCTTATGCAGGTAAGGAATGGAGAAGGAAGTTTCAGGCCCCTGTAACAGATCAAACACTCGGaacaattagaaatataatGTAGCTGGCCTAGATcaaattcataagaaaaaaataaattacccAATCATGGCAAGCAAGCATGAAATGATCTGCACCGAGGCTTCGATTCCAATAAGGATACTTGGTCGAAACAACATTCACATAATCAATGACCGTTTGTTTTATGGGACCAAAATCATGGGAGTCACGGACATAGACAAACCTAACCAGCATTGCCACACTGAAGGGGAGGAAAAAAAGGTGAGCCTTTTCAGGATCTTTGGTTCGGAAGTGGCTATCCATCTCCATCCTGTGAATGAAATTCCCCTCCATGGAGTATATGCTCTTGCAGGGACCATTATGAAACAGGGGGGGCTCACCTTCATCATAGACGTATACCTTTAATTGCTTTTCCATTTCCAAGTAGCTCCTGAAACACCCGAAGTATATGGTTTTCCATCCCACATCCAAACATATGAAAagaaacattaaataatttcaaatttaaggaTAATTTTGAGAAGCTTGCCTATGGAAGGCATTGGCATTCCAATATATGGGACCATTTGGAATGTAGTCAGGGTCTGGCGTTCGATTCCCAATTTTAGCTTCCCTTATTGCAGACCGAGCTCTTCTTAGACCAGCTTCCACCCTCTCTAATGTCGTGTATTGTCGTTGT from Vitis riparia cultivar Riparia Gloire de Montpellier isolate 1030 chromosome 8, EGFV_Vit.rip_1.0, whole genome shotgun sequence includes the following:
- the LOC117919844 gene encoding late embryogenesis abundant protein ECP63, whose translation is MASGQEKEERAEAALRLAGSEKKEAEREREEGAKLVSDRQKQEQQQRPGVIGSVLRAVQETYEHAKEAATGKSQEAVEKTRETAEVASEKAREAAQKTAEKTGQTKDAAAEKTRGVSDAASQKAQEAKEKMRESKDYTADKSKEAKDSAAEKARETKDTGAEKTVEHKNSAAEKAKETKDAVAGQAGEYKDYAAEKARGVKDTTLGKTGEYKDYAAEKAKETKDATVQKAAVYKDYTAEKAEEGKDTSVGKITELKDSAADAARRAMEYLTGKKEETKHKTSETAEAAKERLTETEEAARRKMEELKLKGKEEHKEAEGRETQQSKDSPGVKGVLINVRETPTGYVATALKAADQMTAQTFNDVGPLDEEEIARVDHQEKTK
- the LOC117921001 gene encoding probable glycosyltransferase At5g03795 codes for the protein MASGNDRSVSCSSSSSLKLLLFMIPLIVISGCASVLGSRNSSWGFISRHPWPWSSPSAATITNVKTPQVPSTKESEGLLDLHSTVVGVHHREEAISEDSVLNRSSSPPLDVEAAQPPPAAANGTEKVSLNISKRAGPIFAASLNETHALPVTSRPQRQYTTLERVEAGLRRARSAIREAKIGNRTPDPDYIPNGPIYWNANAFHRSYLEMEKQLKVYVYDEGEPPLFHNGPCKSIYSMEGNFIHRMEMDSHFRTKDPEKAHLFFLPFSVAMLVRFVYVRDSHDFGPIKQTVIDYVNVVSTKYPYWNRSLGADHFMLACHDWGPETSFSIPYLHKNSIRVLCNANTSEGFNPSKDVSFPEINLLTGSTDSFIGGPSPSHRTLLAFFAGGLHGPIRPILLEHWENKDEDVKVHKYLPKGVSYYEMMRKSKYCLCPSGYEVASPRVVEALYTGCVPVLISDHYVPPFSDVLNWKSFSVEVPVREIPNLKRILMGISPRQYIRMQRRGVQARRHFEVNFPPKRYDVFHMILHSLWLRRLNVRVHHHGMGK